In the genome of Marinomonas algicola, the window ACATAATTTGAGGGTGTAATGTCATCATCATACTTAACGAATCACCCACTACAACCAGATCGAATAGAAGCGCATCCTCTGCCTACATCATCACAAAGCCTTACACGATCCATTGTTACCTGAATAAAACGCGTTTGTGGACAGAGGCTCTTTGTGAGAAGTCGCTATTTTTGTGGATAGTGACAGACAACGATATGGCTATTTATTTTTTCGTGTCGGGCTTTAAATAGAACGAATCAACAAAATAGGTGTGTTACGAGGTGTATATGAGCAAAGATAAGACTCTCTCTGAATGGCAAAATTACATTAAAAATTGTTTGGATTTTCGCGCTACTGACTCAGTATTTCGAGTAGCAAGAGACATATTCACCGAACCTGAATTATTTGATTTAGAAATGGAGAATATCTTCGAGAAAGTATGGATTTATGCTTGCCATGAAAGTGAGATACCGAATGCAAACGACTATGTCACCATGCAAGCTGGTCGTCAGCCAATGATCATCACCCGTGATGGCAAACATAATCTCAATGCCTTAATCAATTCCTGCCAACACAGAGGAACAACACTGACACGTATGTCAAAGGGCAATCAATCGACTTTCACCTGCCCTTTCCACGCTTGGTGTTATAAAAGCGATGGCCGCCTTGTTAAAGTAAAAGCCCCAGGGGAGTACCCAGAAGGGTTTGATAAAGCAACACGAAACCTTAAAAAAGCCCGTATTAAGTCATACAGAGGGTTCGTTTTCATTTCGTTAGATGTTCAGGGTACAGATTCACTCGAAGACTACTTAGGGGATGCGAAAATTTTCCTAGATATGATGGTAGCTCAATCGCCAACAGGTGAACTTGAAGTACTACCAGGAAAATCGACCTATTCCTATGAAGGTAACTGGAAGTTACAAAATGAAAATGGTCTCGATGGCTATCACGTGAGCACTGTTCATTATAACTATGTTGCCACAGTGCAACGCCGTAGCCAGCTTGATAACGAGAAAGGTGGTGTAGAAACCTTGGATTACAGTAAATTAGGTGCAGGAGACGCAGAAACAGACGATGGTTGGTTTGCTTTTCATAACGGTCATAGCCTTTTGTTTAGTGATATGGGTAATCCAACTGTTCGCCCAGGATACAGCGAGGTCATGCCGCGTTTACGAGAAGAGTACGGCGACCTCAAAGCCGAATGGATGATGCACCGTTTACGCAATTTAAACCTTTATCCTTCGCTGTTTTTTATGGATCAGATCAGCTCTCAACTGCGTATTATTCGTCCTGTTGCTTGGAACAAAACCGAGATTGTCAGCCAGTGTATTGGTGTCAAAGGCGAGTCAGCTCAAGCAAGAGAAAGTCGTATCCGCCAGTTCGAAGATTTCTTTAATGTTTCTGGTATGGGAACGCCTGACGACTTAGTTGAGTTTCGTGAAGCTCAACGTGGGTTCCAAGCGAAATTAGAACGTTGGAACGACATCAGTCGTGGTTGTCATACTTGGACATCAAAACCCACAAAAAACACCCAAGATCTCAACATATCCCCAGCGATGACAGGGGTAGAGTTTACCCATGAAGGACTATTTGTAAATCAGCACAGTACTTGGCAAAAGCTTATGATAACGGGCTTAGATAAAGCGGAATTAACATTAAAGGAGGTTGAATAATGTCTGAACTTCAACATCAAATAGAACAATTTTTATATTATCAAGCCGCTCTTTGTGACAACAAAGAATGGGATGCTTACCTGGATACTTATACCGAAGACAGCACTTTTTGGATACCTCAGTGGGAATCTGAATACACTTACGTTGCTGACCCCAAAAAAGGGATGTCACTCATCTATTATGCATCTCGCTCCGGATTAGAAGACAGGGTATACAGACTGCGCACAGGAAAGTCGTCCGCATCGAGTCCTCTACCTCGTACTCAGCATCAACTG includes:
- the antA gene encoding anthranilate 1,2-dioxygenase large subunit → MSKDKTLSEWQNYIKNCLDFRATDSVFRVARDIFTEPELFDLEMENIFEKVWIYACHESEIPNANDYVTMQAGRQPMIITRDGKHNLNALINSCQHRGTTLTRMSKGNQSTFTCPFHAWCYKSDGRLVKVKAPGEYPEGFDKATRNLKKARIKSYRGFVFISLDVQGTDSLEDYLGDAKIFLDMMVAQSPTGELEVLPGKSTYSYEGNWKLQNENGLDGYHVSTVHYNYVATVQRRSQLDNEKGGVETLDYSKLGAGDAETDDGWFAFHNGHSLLFSDMGNPTVRPGYSEVMPRLREEYGDLKAEWMMHRLRNLNLYPSLFFMDQISSQLRIIRPVAWNKTEIVSQCIGVKGESAQARESRIRQFEDFFNVSGMGTPDDLVEFREAQRGFQAKLERWNDISRGCHTWTSKPTKNTQDLNISPAMTGVEFTHEGLFVNQHSTWQKLMITGLDKAELTLKEVE
- a CDS encoding aromatic-ring-hydroxylating dioxygenase subunit beta; protein product: MSELQHQIEQFLYYQAALCDNKEWDAYLDTYTEDSTFWIPQWESEYTYVADPKKGMSLIYYASRSGLEDRVYRLRTGKSSASSPLPRTQHQLSNVKLSDIRDNSLEVTAGWQTNYTRMGRTEMLYGEVKLSLVKVDLDWKIKRKHCVVNNDIINSVMDFYHV